A single region of the Sciurus carolinensis chromosome 16, mSciCar1.2, whole genome shotgun sequence genome encodes:
- the LOC124966595 gene encoding 10 kDa heat shock protein, mitochondrial, with protein sequence MAGQAFRKFLPLFDRVLVERSAAETVTKGGIMLPEKSQGKVLQATVVAVGSGSKGKGGEIQPVSVKVGDKVLLPEYGGTKVVLDDKDYFLFRDGDILGKYVD encoded by the coding sequence CGGACAAGCATTTAGAAAGTTTCTACCACTCTTTGACCGAGTATTGGTCGAAAGAAGTGCAGCCGAAACTGTAACCAAAGGAGGCATTATGCTTCCAGAAAAATCTCAAGGAAAAGTATTGCAAGCAACAGTAGTAGCTGTGGGATCAGGCTCTAAAGGAAAGGGTGGAGAGATTCAGCCGGTTAGTGTGAAAGTTGGGGATAAAGTTCTTCTCCCAGAGTATGGAGGCACCAAAGTAGTTCTAGATGACAAggattatttcttatttagagatGGTGACATTCTTGGAAAGTATGTAGACTGA